The DNA window TATCCTACACAAAGATTTCCACCCCAGATATAACCTTCTGCAGTTTGCTCTCCTTTCTGATAGGAGATCTTGTACCAATTGGAACGTCTCTCTCCTAATTTCAAAATATTTTCATCTTTTTGAAGAATAAGGATCTGCTGATTCGTCTGTAAAGAATCTACAATTTGAGCATCCACTTTAGGTTCCTGTCTGACTCTTGTCCAGTTCGAAAATATCTTTTGTCCTTTATTTTCTTCAAATCCAAAAACACCATTGGCATAAACATCTTCCTGAGCAGAAAAAAGCTGAAGTACAAACAAAAAGAAAACAGTAAATAAGGATTTCATATAGTTATTTTGTATTCTTATTTTTCAAGCAATAAGCTTACCCATTCCTCTCTTTGTAACTGTTTTTTCAATTCAAGGTTATTTTCCTTGCATACTTCCAGAATATCATCTACATCAAAGAAACACAGTCCTGACAACAATAAATTTCCGCCATCATTTAAAACAGAAACATACGTAGGAATATCTGAAATAAGAATATTACGGTTGATATTGGCTAAAATAATATCGAAATTCTCTTTTCCTAAGTTCTCTGCAGTTCCCTGTTCAATATCAAGAACTACCCCATTTCTTTCAGAATTTTCTTTAGAATTTTCAACTGACCACTCATCAATATCGATTGCTTTCACTTCACCAGCGCCTTGTTGTTTTGCATAAATAGCTAATACGGAAGTTCCACATCCCATGTCTAAAACTTTTTTACCATTAAAATCAATATCCATCATCTGTTGGATCATTAAATGGGTAGTTGGGTGATGTCCTGTTCCGAAAGACATTTTAGGCTGAATGATAATCTCATGCATTCCTGCTACAGAATCATGAAACTCCGCTCTGATCAAAACTTTATCATCAATGTTGATCGGAGAGAAATTCTTTTCCCATTCCTCATTCCAGTTGATGTTCGGCATTTCCTGGAAAGTATATTCTATTTTTACATTTTCATTTTCGAAAAGCGGTAATGCTTTAAGTTCATCTTCATTAAATAAATCTTTCTGGATATATCCTAAAATCCCCTCCAATTCTTCTGTGAAACTGTCGAAACCTATTTCTATAAGCTCTGCCATTAATATTTCATTCCAAGGTTGAAGCGGAGAAATTTTGAAGTTGAATTCTAAATAATTTTGCATGTGATCAATTTGGTACAAAAATAAAGAAAAGCGGGCTAAAACCCGCTTCTATTGATATAAAATAAATCATTTAAAATATATCTGATACCTGTTCCCAGTCTTAAGGATTTGTTGAAAATATAGAACCATTCGCAATTAATGCCCTTCTGTTCATTTTCAAAATATCTCTTACCCATTCTGCAAAATCTTCTGGCTGAAGTACAGTTTCAGGGTTTCCATCTGTTAATCCTCCCTGAATACTCATATCCGAAGCAATGGTACTTGGTGTTAAAGTAATTACACGAATATTTTGTTTTCTCCATTCCGCCATCATCGATTGTGATAAAGAGATCACGGCAGCCTTAGAAGCTGCATAAGCAGACATATTTCCTCCACCTTTTAAACCTGCTGTAGAAGCAACGTTTACAATATCGCCTTCTCCTTTTTCTTTTAAAAATGGATACACCGCTTTTGCAGCATAATACACTCCGAAAAGATTGGTTTTAATAACCTGTTCCCAGGTTTCTGAAGGCATTTCTTCAATCGTTCCAAAGTCTCCGATTCCAGCATTATTGACTAGAATATCTACACCGCCAAGTTCTTTTGCTAAAGATTCAATTCCTTCCTTTACTGCTGATTCGTCATCAACACTAAAAATAGTATAAGCAGCATTTACCCCAATATTTTTAATCTCTTCAACAGTAGCTTTCAGATTTGTTTCATTTCTTCCGGTAATTGCAACATTCACACCTTCATTAGCCAACGCTAAAGCAACTGCTTTACCTAAACCTCTTCCACCACCTGTTACAATGGCATTTTTTCCTTTTATATTCATACTAGTACTTTTTCGTAAAGCAAATTTACGAAAGCAAATTTTGTTTAGACAATGATCAACACAAATGTTTTTTCAGCAATGA is part of the Chryseobacterium paludis genome and encodes:
- the prmA gene encoding 50S ribosomal protein L11 methyltransferase, whose translation is MQNYLEFNFKISPLQPWNEILMAELIEIGFDSFTEELEGILGYIQKDLFNEDELKALPLFENENVKIEYTFQEMPNINWNEEWEKNFSPINIDDKVLIRAEFHDSVAGMHEIIIQPKMSFGTGHHPTTHLMIQQMMDIDFNGKKVLDMGCGTSVLAIYAKQQGAGEVKAIDIDEWSVENSKENSERNGVVLDIEQGTAENLGKENFDIILANINRNILISDIPTYVSVLNDGGNLLLSGLCFFDVDDILEVCKENNLELKKQLQREEWVSLLLEK
- a CDS encoding 3-ketoacyl-ACP reductase gives rise to the protein MNIKGKNAIVTGGGRGLGKAVALALANEGVNVAITGRNETNLKATVEEIKNIGVNAAYTIFSVDDESAVKEGIESLAKELGGVDILVNNAGIGDFGTIEEMPSETWEQVIKTNLFGVYYAAKAVYPFLKEKGEGDIVNVASTAGLKGGGNMSAYAASKAAVISLSQSMMAEWRKQNIRVITLTPSTIASDMSIQGGLTDGNPETVLQPEDFAEWVRDILKMNRRALIANGSIFSTNP